Proteins found in one Microcoleus sp. FACHB-831 genomic segment:
- a CDS encoding response regulator transcription factor, giving the protein MKKILIVDDEQDCRTILTCYLENAGYLVQEVTSGVDALKLFEQEPPDLVVSDVVMPEMDGFEFCRRLRATRSGQLVPFIFLSGQGELESRIEGHSIGADDYLIKPFQPQELLAKIKAQLERSYRTHSEIIRLLQQSAIPSRVAPVSPKPIPLPLTAAEERVFWEVIQGYTNKQISDRLFISPRTVQAHLSSIFTKLNVANRSQLVRFALERGYRPMTQT; this is encoded by the coding sequence ATGAAGAAGATTTTGATTGTTGATGATGAGCAAGACTGCCGAACAATCTTGACATGCTATTTAGAAAACGCAGGATACCTAGTTCAAGAGGTGACATCTGGCGTCGATGCACTCAAACTATTTGAACAAGAACCACCCGATCTAGTAGTTTCGGATGTGGTAATGCCAGAGATGGACGGGTTTGAGTTTTGTCGTCGCCTGCGAGCAACTCGTTCCGGGCAGTTGGTGCCGTTTATCTTTTTATCGGGTCAAGGTGAGCTAGAGTCTAGGATTGAAGGGCATTCTATTGGAGCGGATGATTATTTGATTAAACCGTTTCAACCACAGGAATTGCTGGCAAAAATTAAGGCACAGCTGGAGCGCTCTTATCGGACGCATTCAGAGATTATCCGGTTGCTACAGCAGTCGGCTATCCCATCGCGTGTAGCGCCTGTTTCGCCAAAACCCATTCCCTTACCTTTAACAGCAGCAGAAGAAAGAGTTTTTTGGGAAGTGATTCAGGGGTATACAAACAAACAAATAAGCGATCGCCTCTTTATTAGTCCGCGCACGGTTCAGGCTCATCTTAGCAGTATCTTTACCAAGCTAAACGTAGCAAATCGCTCTCAACTCGTTCGTTTTGCCCTAGAACGAGGATATCGCCCGATGACCCAAACTTAG